The sequence below is a genomic window from Novosphingobium sp. KACC 22771.
CAACGCCCAGACCGCATGTTCGCGGCTGGACCCGCAGCCGAAATTGGCACCGCCCGCAATGACCTGCGCACCTGCATATTCGGGCTGGTTCAACACGAATTCGGGGTTGGGCACGCGCCCTTCGACATAGCGCCATGGCGCAAACAGACCATCGGCCAATCCCGTGCGCCCGGTCGATTTCATCTCGCGGCTGGGTATGATGGCATCGGTGTCGATATTGTCGGCCAGCAGCGGGGCGGCCACCGCCGTCAGTTTGATAAACGGGGTCATGCCGGTTCCTCCACGCTCAACAGGCGCGGATCGGCAATCGCGCCCGCAATCGCGCTGGCCACGACAACTTCGGGGCTGGCGATATGGGTGCGGATGCCGGGGCCTTGGCGGCCTTCGAAATTGCGGTTGGTGCTGCTGATGCTGCGGCTGCCGGCAGGGAAGCTCTCGCCCCCGGCAAAGAAGCACAGCGAGCAGCCGCTTTCGCGCCATTCAAAACCGGCGGCCTCAAACACCTTGTCCAACCCTTCGGCCTCGGCGGCCCGCTTGACCGCTCCGCTGCCGGGAACGACCAGCGCCTTTTTGATCGAGGGGGCGACATGATGCCCTTTGACCAGAGCAGCGGCGCGGCGCAGGTCGGACAGGCGCGCGTTGGTGCACGAGCCGATGAAGGCCACGTCGATCGGCGTGCCCGCGATGCGCGTTCCGGCGGCAAGGCCGATATAGTCATGGGCGCGCTGCGGCCCTTGCGGCACCATTGCGTCGATGGGGATCGCATGTTCGGGGCTGGTGCCCCATGTGATCATCGGCGCGATGGCGGCGGCGTCGATGACGATTTCGCGATCAAACGTCGCCCCTTCGTCGCTGCGCAGTTCCTGCCAATAGGGCGCATCAAAACTGGCCGGGGCATAGCGGCGCCCGGCCAGATAGGCGAAGGTCTTGGCATCGGGCGCGATGATCGCGGCCATGGCGGCAAATTCGGTGGCCATGTTGCACAAGGTCATGCGCGCCTCGATATCGAGGGCCTCAACCGCAGAGCCTGCAAATTCCACCACATGTCCCGCGCCGCCGCCTGCGCCATGCGCGCCCAGCAAAGCCAGCGCCATATCCTTGGCCGTCACGCCGACGCCCAGCGCGCCCTCAAAACGCACCAGCATGGTTTTGGGACGGGGCAGGCGCAGCACGCCGGTCGCCATCGCATGTTCGGCCTCGGACGAACCAATGCCCCACGCCAGCGCGCCCAGCGCCCCTTGCGTGCAGGTGTGGCTGTCGGGCGCGACCAGCGTGCAGCCGGGCAGCACAATGCCCAGTTCGGGCGAGATGACATGGGTGATGCCCTGATCCGGGTCGGTGACATCGAACAGGGTGATCCCGGCGGCCAGCGCGGCCGCGCGGGTTTCGGTGATAAACGCTTGCCCGCCCTGCATCAGCGTCTGGTCACCGCGACCGGGACGGGTGTCGACAATATGGTCCATCACGGCAAAAACGCGGTGAGGATCGACCACCGGCCGCCGCGCTGCCGCTATGCTTTTCAGCGCCGAGGCGCCGGTGCGTTCATGCAGAAACACCCGGTCGATCGCCACCAGATCCGCGCCCGCAGACGTGGTGGTGGTGACATGGGCATCCCAGATCTTGTCGGCCAGTGTACGGCTCATACACCGGCTCCCAGATCGACGATCACCTTGCCCGAGGAGGCACCCGACAGGAGGCGTTCCACCGCATCGTAAATGCCTTCAAGGCCGCTGAAGCGAGGCGTGTCAAAATGCACTTTGACCTGCCCCTGAGCGTAAAGGGCAAACAGTTTTTCGCGCGCTTCCGGCCAATAGGGGGTCAGCAAACCGTTCATGAACCCGCGCACCGATGCGCCCTTGTAATAGATGGCATTGGCGATGCGCGGCCCGCTGACGATTTCGGGCTTCCCGTTGAGATCGGCGGCCGCGCCGCCCACCACCAGCCGCCCATGATTGGCCAGATTGGCAAGGAAAGCGTCAAAGATCGCCCCCGACACCGTATCGACCGCGACATCGAGCGCGTTGTGATATTCCGCCGCCAAGACGGCGCCGACATCCTCGCTGCGATAGTCAATCACCCGCGCCGCGCCCAGCGAGCGGACAAAGGCCGCCTTGTCGGGCCCGCCGCAGACCGCCACCACATGGCATCCGCGCGCCGCGGCGATCTGGACCATGAAATGGCCCAAACCGCCTGCCGCCGCCGAAATGGCCACGGTTTCGCCCGGCTGCAACTGGCCGATGACATCCAGCGCAACCATCGCCGAGACGCCCGTGCTGCACAATGCCAGCCAGTCCGGATCGGTCGAGGGCACTTTGAGGAAATTGGCGGCGGGCGCGATATTGGCCTCGCGGTATCCGCCGGTAAAGCGGGTTGTCACCACCGCATCGCCGGGGGCGAAACCTTCGCCCCCCTCACCAACGGCCTCCACCACGCCCAGCGCCTCGACGCCGGTATAGGTGGGCAGGGCGATCTTGACGTAATCGACCGCATCGCGCGCGATCTGGGTGTCGAAAATGCCGTTGATGCCGCAATAGAGGTTGCGCACGCGCAACTCCCCTGCCGCCGGTTCGCTCAACGGCAATTCGCGGATCACGCAGCCTTCGCGAAACGAGGGGGCAATGCTCTCCAGTCTGATCGCGCGATAGGTGCTCACGCGGGAAACCCCAGGCAGCCGGGGTTCAGTTGCCCCTTGGGATCGACGGCGGCCTTGACCGCATCGAGCACGCGCAGGAAGGCCGGATCGCGGCTATCGCGGTATTTGTAGGCGCGGCCGATCTGGAAATGCGCGCAGCCATAGGATTCGGCAATCCGCTTCACCTGTTCGCGCGCGGTATGGACCATCGCGCTGGCTTCCGGCGCATCGCCCAACTGCTTGAGACGGGCCAGATGTTCAGGCTCGACCAGACTTTCATGCACAGGGCGATAGCCTTGCGGCCAGAAAAACACCGGCTCGATGCAGATGGCGTTGTTGTGCAGCGAGGAGAAGAGGAAGCCGGTGTGGATGCCAAGCCGGTCAAATTCGCCCGCCATGCTGTCGAAATAGGCTTTGACGTCGGCAAACATCTTGGGCGCATTGGAGAGCGAAACCTGCCCATGGACCGGAACCCAGCTCTCGCCATCGGGCCCAAGGATCGAGTTGGGCGGCGGGAAGGGCATCGCGCGGATCACCTTGGCGATGGTGTTGGCGATTTCGACGCCATCATATTGCGCGGCAATTTCGCGCGCCTTGGCAATATCGGCGGCCACGGCTTCCTTGCAGCGGCCCTCGGCGGAAATGTGGAGGGGGTATTCCTCCTCCTCGATAAAGCTGCGCCCGGCGGCGGCGATCTTGAAGCCCGCCTTGAGCGCGCCAAACACCGACTTTTCCTTGGCCATCACCGCGCCCAGCGCCTTGACGTCATTGGTCATGCCCATGCGGCGCATTCGCACCTTGGTCAGGCCCGGATCAAAGCCGCAGGTTTCCGAGGCAATGCCCGCCCGCGTCATTTCGGCCAGCGCTTCGAGCATGATCGGCCCGGTCTTGAAACTGAAGCTGACCGAATCCTCGAATTGCGGGCGGCGCATCAGGCGGAAGGTCACTTCGGCCTTGAGGCCCAGCGTGCCCGCATCACCCATGAACAGGCCCGCCAGATCCGGGCCATAGTGACGATAGAAAGGCGTATCCCCGTCCGGCCCGCGCGCGCCGGTCTTCAGGATCGAGCCATCGGCCAGCACCATCGTGATCGCGATCACGCTCTCGGTCGAGGTGCCGTATTGAGCGCAGCCAAACATGGCATTATGGTTCGAAAGACCGCCGCCGATCGTGGAGTAGATCCCGCTCATCGGCCCCCAGAAGGGCAGGCGCAGACCCAGGGGCTGCAGCGCATCGTCGATGGTTTTCCACGACACGCCCGCTTCGACGGTGATCGTCATATCCTCTTCGCGGATCGCAAGGATGCGGTTCATGCGCAAAGTGTCGATCGAGAGCGTGGTGTCGGTCGCCGGGATGTAGCCGCTGGTATAGGTCATGCCCGCCCCGCGCGGGGCAAGGTCCACGCCCGCCTCAACCGCCGCCTTGACCACGGCGGCCAGTTCCGCGGTGTTGCCGGGCGAAACGATCAGCATGACCGTATGGTCCGAAGCGCTCCAGATATCCTCGCTGAACAGGCGGCGGCTTGCTTCATCCTCGCGCAGATTTTCCGCGCCGACGATCGCGGCCAGCTTGTTCTTGAGTTCGGCGGGGCAGGGGGCGGAGAGAAGGGCGGTTTCCTGCGACATGATGGCCTTTCGGATCTGAGTGCAATTTTGATATAGGCGTATGGCAATTGGGCGGCGACAGAGCGGTGATTTATCCTCCTGTCGGATGAACGCGTCAGGATGCCAGTGCGGATGCGGTCAGTTTTGCGGCCGACAAACCGGCGAGGCGGCCCAGTGTAACCGCCGTGCACAGCCCCATGGCGGGCAGGTAGCCCCAATGGGCCGGACCTGAGACGCTGCGCGCGGCGCCCCCCCCGGCAAACAGATTGGGCAGCGCCGTGCCATCCTCGCGCAACACGCGTGCCGAGCCGTCGATCTGCAGGCCGCCCTGGGTGTGGAAAATGGCCCCCACCACCTTGAAGGCGCAAAGAGGTGCGGATGGCGGCGGATTGTCGCCATCCCAAACTCTTCCCTGCGCATCGGGGCGTCCCTGCGCCAGAGCTTCACCGGCCTCGCTCAGCGATGCGGCCAGCGCCTCGGGCGGCACACCGATGGCCGCGGCCAGTTCGGCAACATCGGCGCCATGCTTGGCCGCGTTCAGACGGGCAAGGGCCTGCATGTCGGGCACATAGGCCTGTTGCGCGGCAATCCGTTCATCAAAGATGACCCAGCAGGGGCCGCCTTGGGCCATGACCGGATGAACCATCCCGGCAATGTCCTCGCTCTCGTCGCAAAAGCGCTCGCCCGCGTCATTGACGATAATCCCGCCATCGACAATCACGCCGGGGCAGACCGGAATGCCCTGCGGCTCGGTCAGCATGG
It includes:
- a CDS encoding zinc-binding dehydrogenase, which codes for MSTYRAIRLESIAPSFREGCVIRELPLSEPAAGELRVRNLYCGINGIFDTQIARDAVDYVKIALPTYTGVEALGVVEAVGEGGEGFAPGDAVVTTRFTGGYREANIAPAANFLKVPSTDPDWLALCSTGVSAMVALDVIGQLQPGETVAISAAAGGLGHFMVQIAAARGCHVVAVCGGPDKAAFVRSLGAARVIDYRSEDVGAVLAAEYHNALDVAVDTVSGAIFDAFLANLANHGRLVVGGAAADLNGKPEIVSGPRIANAIYYKGASVRGFMNGLLTPYWPEAREKLFALYAQGQVKVHFDTPRFSGLEGIYDAVERLLSGASSGKVIVDLGAGV
- a CDS encoding 3-isopropylmalate dehydratase large subunit, producing the protein MSRTLADKIWDAHVTTTTSAGADLVAIDRVFLHERTGASALKSIAAARRPVVDPHRVFAVMDHIVDTRPGRGDQTLMQGGQAFITETRAAALAAGITLFDVTDPDQGITHVISPELGIVLPGCTLVAPDSHTCTQGALGALAWGIGSSEAEHAMATGVLRLPRPKTMLVRFEGALGVGVTAKDMALALLGAHGAGGGAGHVVEFAGSAVEALDIEARMTLCNMATEFAAMAAIIAPDAKTFAYLAGRRYAPASFDAPYWQELRSDEGATFDREIVIDAAAIAPMITWGTSPEHAIPIDAMVPQGPQRAHDYIGLAAGTRIAGTPIDVAFIGSCTNARLSDLRRAAALVKGHHVAPSIKKALVVPGSGAVKRAAEAEGLDKVFEAAGFEWRESGCSLCFFAGGESFPAGSRSISSTNRNFEGRQGPGIRTHIASPEVVVASAIAGAIADPRLLSVEEPA
- a CDS encoding FAD-binding oxidoreductase produces the protein MSQETALLSAPCPAELKNKLAAIVGAENLREDEASRRLFSEDIWSASDHTVMLIVSPGNTAELAAVVKAAVEAGVDLAPRGAGMTYTSGYIPATDTTLSIDTLRMNRILAIREEDMTITVEAGVSWKTIDDALQPLGLRLPFWGPMSGIYSTIGGGLSNHNAMFGCAQYGTSTESVIAITMVLADGSILKTGARGPDGDTPFYRHYGPDLAGLFMGDAGTLGLKAEVTFRLMRRPQFEDSVSFSFKTGPIMLEALAEMTRAGIASETCGFDPGLTKVRMRRMGMTNDVKALGAVMAKEKSVFGALKAGFKIAAAGRSFIEEEEYPLHISAEGRCKEAVAADIAKAREIAAQYDGVEIANTIAKVIRAMPFPPPNSILGPDGESWVPVHGQVSLSNAPKMFADVKAYFDSMAGEFDRLGIHTGFLFSSLHNNAICIEPVFFWPQGYRPVHESLVEPEHLARLKQLGDAPEASAMVHTAREQVKRIAESYGCAHFQIGRAYKYRDSRDPAFLRVLDAVKAAVDPKGQLNPGCLGFPA